One Luteolibacter rhizosphaerae DNA segment encodes these proteins:
- a CDS encoding class I SAM-dependent methyltransferase produces MSPALETLLLPFERGEFAIPSKALFLGAEAHPALKTWPDITGWQPWKPMAEAWKKEGLSLCAEPEGLWPLVLLLPGKSREETLASFSSAYDLLSPGGSLVVAMANTAGAARFEKELAEAAGNIGSIQKNKCRCFRAVKDAGWDADTLEAWRGFSALRHDEVTGFQTQAGIFSADGIDPGSALLAEQLPKNLRGSVADLGAGWGYLSKAVIEKNPNIKALHLYEADSRALDCARSNLAGESVPLEFHWHDVAAGLPGKYENIVMNPPFHSGQNTDVSLGRAFLRSAADALRTGGRLFLVANRQLPYEPELERLGLVWRKVAEDSVYKVIFAERRMLR; encoded by the coding sequence GTGAGCCCCGCCCTCGAAACCCTGCTGCTGCCTTTTGAACGCGGGGAATTCGCGATCCCGTCCAAGGCGCTGTTCCTTGGAGCCGAAGCGCACCCGGCCTTGAAGACCTGGCCCGACATCACCGGCTGGCAGCCGTGGAAACCGATGGCAGAGGCGTGGAAAAAGGAAGGACTGAGCCTTTGCGCGGAGCCGGAAGGCCTCTGGCCCCTGGTGCTCCTGCTCCCGGGGAAGTCACGGGAAGAAACGCTCGCCTCCTTTTCCTCCGCTTACGATCTCCTGTCTCCCGGCGGCTCGCTGGTGGTCGCGATGGCCAATACGGCAGGTGCCGCGCGCTTCGAGAAGGAGCTCGCGGAAGCGGCGGGAAACATCGGATCGATCCAGAAGAACAAGTGCCGCTGCTTCCGGGCCGTGAAGGATGCCGGATGGGATGCAGACACGCTGGAGGCCTGGCGCGGCTTCAGTGCCCTGCGGCATGACGAGGTTACCGGCTTCCAGACTCAGGCGGGGATCTTCAGCGCGGACGGAATTGATCCGGGATCGGCTCTGCTGGCGGAGCAGCTCCCGAAGAACCTCCGCGGTAGCGTGGCCGATCTCGGCGCGGGCTGGGGCTACCTCTCGAAGGCGGTGATTGAGAAGAATCCCAACATCAAGGCGCTACACCTCTACGAAGCGGACTCACGGGCGCTCGACTGCGCGCGCTCGAACCTCGCGGGCGAAAGCGTGCCGCTGGAGTTTCACTGGCACGATGTCGCGGCCGGCTTGCCCGGCAAGTACGAGAACATCGTGATGAACCCGCCCTTCCATAGCGGCCAGAATACGGATGTCAGCCTCGGTCGTGCCTTCCTGCGCAGCGCGGCAGATGCGCTGCGCACCGGCGGCCGCCTCTTCCTCGTGGCAAATCGCCAGCTCCCCTACGAGCCGGAGCTGGAGCGCTT